TTGTCTTTTCCGGAACAAACGTAAAAGTAAATCCCAGTTTACTTTCGTTGCCATGCAAATCGCTGGCAATGATCATGGCATCATGTTCCGCCGAATCGGAGAAGGAAACAACACCATGGTTAATGTGTTCTTTGTATATACTTAATGTATTATTCGGCTCAATATACAGACGGTTGATACGAACCCGGTTTTCTACATAATAGGCGTAATCCATCAGGCTATTGACACATCTGGTTTCATCGAATGAAAATTTATCCTTGGTTTGAGAGAAAAAAGTAATACTATCTACTAAAAGCCTGAGATCATATAGTCCGCAACGGTTCCCTGATCCGGATGTCTGGTCGTATGCTTCGATACCGAAAGCACCCCGGCCTTTTATTTTTAATGATCGATGACCGGAAATCCTGTAATTACGTCCTGATTTTTCCAATTGGAACACTTGCCTCTCTTTTGATCCGTTCACTGTAGATTTCTCCCCAATAGGATAGACGACCAACCGACGCATTATGGGAGGAACATCATCCTTCACTCCCATACCGAATAAAACAGGATTTACAGGCATTTGTGTTTTGGTTTCCCTTACTTCGTAATGTAAATGTGGACCGGTAGACCCTCCGGTATTACCGGAAAAACCGATTACCTGGCCTCTTTTGATGATAAAACGGTTGGAGTCGGGATACAGGTCAATACGGAACTGTTCCCGCTTATATTGTTGTTGTTTCACATAAGTTGATACTTCATCATAAAAATCTTCCAGATGCCCATAAACTGTCGTATAACCATTAGGGTGTGTAATGTATATCGCTTTTCCATATCCTCCGGGTCCAACGAAAATCCTGGATACATAACCACTTTCAGAAGCGTATACCTTATGGCCGATCACCCCTTGCGTCCGGTAATCAATTCCCGAATGAAAATGGTTGGGTCGTAATTCGGCAAATGTACCGGATAGCAGGACGGGAATATCTAAAGGACGGTAAAAAAAAGTGTCGGGATATTGCTGTGATTGAACTTTAAAAACAGATAAAAAAATAAATAAGACAATAAAAATATGGTATTGCATTTTTAGGTTCCGATTTAGTTACACAATTGGATATTGTGCATTTAATGATTTTTCTTTTTCTTACGTAAATTTAATTGGGTGCCGGCCGGAGGTTCCGTTCCTTCTTCCATACGGTTCAGGATATAAAGCCGTTTTAGCCTGATACCATATTTCTGGGAAACATCATACATGGTTTCACCATCCTGTAACACATGTACATCCATACCCCGTTCCGCTTTCCGGCGTTTAGGCTGAAGATATATCACCTGTCCTTCAGATAAAGGGGTTGAAGCGTGTGTTTCGTTGTATTTGGGTAACTGCCACGGCATCATATCCATTTCTTTTGTTAAAGAAGCGTAGGTATCTCCATTTTTGGCAACAACAAAGTTTGTCCCGTTATTTTCCTTTACCTGATACCGTTCGACACTTACGGAAAAATTATCAATTGATTTTGCTTCTTTGGGAGTTTTTTGGACAGTAGATGTATTACTCCCTTTTTGTGTCTTTTTTATACTTTTCTTTGAAACGGAAGCCCCGGTATCATATTGATGTAAGTCATACCGCTCTATCAGGTCAATTAATAATTGAGGGTATTTCGGATCTGTTGCATACCCTGCTTTACGTAAGCCTTTCGCCCAGTTTTTATAATCCGTATGCTGGTATTCAAAGAGAAAAGCATAACGGCTGCGTGTCATCAAAAAGTCCGTATGATCAAGAAATGATTCTTCTGCATTCTTATAATGACGAAAACATTCTCCTTTAGCATCGTCATCATGAAAAATCCTGTTCCCTTCCCAATCATGGCATTTGATCCCGAAATGATTGTTGGCTTTTACAGCTAGCCGGCTGTTTCCGCTTGCCGATTCCAAAATACCCTGAGCCAAAGTAATACTGGCCGGAATGCCACTTCTTCCCATTTCTTTTATGGCCAGGTCTTTATATGTGTTGATGTATTTTTCTGTGGTGATTTTCTGCTGTGCATTAAGACTGAATATTCCAAAGAAAAATAACACATTAAAAATGATGTGATGTAATTTCATTACGATATCTAATGTTTTACAAAGGTAACAAAAAAGAAAGAATGAACATGCATATGTTATATTTAATGGCTTTGGAATGTTATATTATAGATTTAAAAAATTGTTTAATAGGCCAATAAAATAAAATTATTGCATTAGGCGGTTATAATCAGAAATTGAATTAATTTTGTCTGCATATTTAATGAATATACCTATCTTTAATCTTTATTATGCACGAAAAAATA
The Bacteroidales bacterium DNA segment above includes these coding regions:
- a CDS encoding M23 family metallopeptidase, with the translated sequence MQYHIFIVLFIFLSVFKVQSQQYPDTFFYRPLDIPVLLSGTFAELRPNHFHSGIDYRTQGVIGHKVYASESGYVSRIFVGPGGYGKAIYITHPNGYTTVYGHLEDFYDEVSTYVKQQQYKREQFRIDLYPDSNRFIIKRGQVIGFSGNTGGSTGPHLHYEVRETKTQMPVNPVLFGMGVKDDVPPIMRRLVVYPIGEKSTVNGSKERQVFQLEKSGRNYRISGHRSLKIKGRGAFGIEAYDQTSGSGNRCGLYDLRLLVDSITFFSQTKDKFSFDETRCVNSLMDYAYYVENRVRINRLYIEPNNTLSIYKEHINHGVVSFSDSAEHDAMIIASDLHGNESKLGFTFTFVPEKT
- a CDS encoding glucosaminidase domain-containing protein, translated to MKLHHIIFNVLFFFGIFSLNAQQKITTEKYINTYKDLAIKEMGRSGIPASITLAQGILESASGNSRLAVKANNHFGIKCHDWEGNRIFHDDDAKGECFRHYKNAEESFLDHTDFLMTRSRYAFLFEYQHTDYKNWAKGLRKAGYATDPKYPQLLIDLIERYDLHQYDTGASVSKKSIKKTQKGSNTSTVQKTPKEAKSIDNFSVSVERYQVKENNGTNFVVAKNGDTYASLTKEMDMMPWQLPKYNETHASTPLSEGQVIYLQPKRRKAERGMDVHVLQDGETMYDVSQKYGIRLKRLYILNRMEEGTEPPAGTQLNLRKKKKNH